One Haloterrigena salifodinae DNA window includes the following coding sequences:
- a CDS encoding HalX domain-containing protein has protein sequence MSDDLEILVVDDEARLADLFAAWLQSEWTVDTAYDGEQALEKMSDSVEVVLLDRRMPGLSGDEVLERIRDAGYESRVVMVTAVDPDFEIIEMGFDDYLVKPVSKDELIEIVDDVADRTEYESDIQEYYALVSKKALLESEKADRELANNEEYQDLCDRVEELEARVDETVSGMSSHDDFVGAFQDLQSEH, from the coding sequence ATGAGTGACGACCTCGAGATTCTCGTCGTCGACGACGAGGCACGGCTCGCGGATCTGTTCGCCGCGTGGCTCCAGAGCGAGTGGACCGTCGACACGGCCTACGACGGCGAACAGGCCCTCGAGAAGATGTCCGACTCCGTCGAAGTCGTCCTGCTGGACCGTCGAATGCCGGGTCTTTCGGGCGACGAGGTGCTCGAGCGAATCAGGGACGCCGGTTATGAGTCCCGGGTGGTGATGGTGACGGCGGTCGATCCCGACTTCGAGATCATCGAGATGGGGTTCGACGATTACCTCGTCAAACCGGTCTCGAAGGACGAACTGATCGAGATCGTCGACGACGTCGCCGACCGAACGGAGTACGAATCGGATATTCAGGAGTACTACGCGCTCGTCTCGAAGAAGGCGCTGCTGGAATCCGAGAAGGCCGATCGAGAACTCGCGAACAACGAGGAGTACCAGGACCTCTGTGACCGCGTCGAGGAACTCGAGGCCCGCGTCGACGAGACCGTCTCCGGAATGTCGTCCCACGACGACTTCGTCGGCGCGTTTCAGGACCTGCAGTCAGAACACTAA
- a CDS encoding 3-hydroxyacyl-CoA dehydrogenase/enoyl-CoA hydratase family protein, translated as MELEDINTVAVLGAGNMGHGIAEVLAMAGYDVNMRDIKDEFVQNGYEQIEWSLNKLAENDQLTEDEAEAALERVTPLVDMAEACGDADVVIEAVPEQMEIKKDVYTELEEAANDDAIFATNTSSLSITDLAEVTERPERFCGMHFFNPPVRMDLVEVISGADSAEETLETIEALAEDIGKTPVRVHKDSPGFIVNRVLVPLMNEACWLVHNDEATIAEVDSTTKYGMGLPMGSFELADLTGIDVGYHVLDYMNEVLGEAYEPSPLFEQKVEDEELGKKTGKGFYDYEDGEGAQIPTDEQSDLVEKRLIATLANESAKLIGNDVAPPESIDEATKLGAGFPDGPVKMVDEFGIENVLEALEEAYEETGHPRYEPADYLEERAEAGGFYEQGGDAEATEFETIRIEYPGDMVGHVVLDRPHRMNTISDDLLEELSEAVDLLEDDDEVRSILLTGEGEQAFSAGADVQSMAGSGADPLEITELSKAGQEAFGKLESCEMPVVAGIDGFCLGGGMELATCADLRVASERSEFGQPELNLGLIPGWGGTQRLKHIVGEGRAKEIILTAERFDAETMADYGFVNEVVDNDALEERALELATDLAGGPPIAQKFAKRAMLAGRDDTDAGLEYEASAFGQLMSTDDLMEGITAFMEDEEPEFEGK; from the coding sequence ATGGAGCTGGAAGACATCAACACCGTCGCAGTTCTCGGCGCAGGGAATATGGGCCACGGCATCGCGGAGGTACTCGCGATGGCGGGCTACGACGTGAACATGCGGGATATCAAAGACGAGTTCGTCCAGAACGGCTACGAGCAGATCGAGTGGTCGCTGAACAAGCTCGCCGAGAACGACCAGCTCACCGAGGACGAGGCCGAAGCGGCCCTCGAACGAGTGACGCCGCTGGTCGACATGGCGGAGGCCTGCGGCGACGCCGACGTCGTCATCGAAGCCGTCCCCGAACAGATGGAGATTAAGAAGGACGTCTATACCGAACTCGAGGAGGCCGCCAACGACGACGCCATCTTCGCGACGAACACCTCGAGCCTCTCGATTACGGACCTCGCGGAGGTTACCGAGCGCCCCGAGCGGTTCTGTGGGATGCACTTCTTCAACCCGCCGGTCCGCATGGACCTCGTCGAGGTTATCTCGGGCGCCGACTCCGCCGAGGAGACCCTCGAGACGATCGAGGCGCTGGCCGAGGATATCGGCAAGACGCCCGTGCGCGTCCACAAGGACTCGCCCGGCTTCATCGTGAACCGCGTGCTTGTTCCCCTGATGAACGAGGCCTGCTGGCTCGTTCACAACGACGAGGCAACCATCGCCGAGGTCGACTCGACGACCAAGTACGGGATGGGGCTGCCGATGGGGAGCTTCGAACTCGCCGACCTCACCGGTATCGACGTCGGCTATCACGTGCTCGACTACATGAACGAGGTGCTCGGCGAGGCCTACGAGCCGAGTCCGCTGTTCGAGCAGAAGGTCGAGGACGAGGAACTCGGCAAGAAGACGGGCAAGGGATTCTACGACTACGAAGACGGCGAAGGCGCCCAGATCCCGACTGACGAACAGTCCGACCTCGTCGAGAAGCGACTGATCGCGACGCTGGCCAACGAGTCCGCCAAGCTGATCGGCAACGACGTCGCGCCGCCCGAATCGATCGACGAGGCGACCAAGCTCGGCGCCGGCTTCCCGGACGGCCCCGTCAAGATGGTCGACGAGTTCGGGATCGAGAACGTCCTCGAGGCCCTCGAAGAGGCCTACGAGGAGACTGGCCATCCGCGCTACGAGCCGGCCGACTACCTCGAGGAACGCGCCGAAGCGGGCGGGTTCTACGAACAGGGCGGCGACGCCGAAGCGACCGAGTTCGAGACGATCCGAATCGAGTACCCCGGCGACATGGTCGGCCACGTCGTCCTCGACCGACCCCACCGGATGAACACGATCAGCGACGACCTGCTCGAGGAACTCTCCGAGGCCGTCGACCTCCTCGAGGACGACGACGAGGTGCGCTCGATCCTGCTCACCGGCGAGGGTGAGCAGGCCTTCTCCGCGGGCGCGGACGTCCAGAGCATGGCCGGCAGCGGCGCCGACCCGCTCGAGATCACCGAGCTCTCGAAGGCCGGGCAGGAAGCATTCGGAAAACTCGAGTCCTGTGAGATGCCCGTCGTGGCCGGAATCGACGGCTTCTGTCTCGGCGGCGGGATGGAGCTGGCCACCTGCGCAGACCTCCGTGTCGCCAGCGAGCGCTCCGAGTTCGGCCAGCCCGAGCTGAACCTCGGTCTCATCCCCGGCTGGGGCGGCACGCAGCGGCTCAAACACATCGTCGGCGAAGGCCGTGCGAAGGAGATAATCCTCACTGCCGAGCGGTTCGACGCCGAGACGATGGCCGACTACGGCTTCGTCAACGAGGTCGTCGACAACGATGCGCTCGAGGAGCGCGCACTCGAACTGGCGACCGACCTCGCGGGCGGCCCGCCGATCGCCCAGAAATTCGCCAAGCGGGCGATGCTCGCCGGTCGCGACGACACCGACGCCGGCCTCGAGTACGAGGCCTCTGCGTTCGGGCAGCTGATGTCAACCGACGACCTCATGGAGGGGATCACGGCCTTCATGGAAGACGAAGAGCCGGAGTTCGAAGGGAAGTAA
- a CDS encoding acyl-CoA dehydrogenase family protein: MEFGLSEEQEQIRDEVARFAENEIVPHAEEYDTEEKFPHDIVDEAAEMGLVGASIPIEYGGAGYSTLESAIIAEELFSYDPGIALSILACSFGTEAIREFGNEDQKERFLEPVARGEKISGAAISEPDTGSDVSSVSTRAEKDGDEWVINGNKMWITNGTVGDFFVMLCKTDPDAEGRYDGFSQIVVEADRDGFTSEKITGKLGIRASDTAELILDDVRVPEENLIGDQGAAFLQQMQFFDATRTGVAAQGVGIAKGALRAALDYAEDREQFGQPISEFQAIQHKLADMATKTEAARNLTYKAAWNVDQENDITMGASMAKEYASRIAVDVANEAVQIHGGSGYVNDFPVERFYRDSKITQIYEGTTEIQKNVIARELLGKGF, from the coding sequence ATGGAATTCGGGCTCTCAGAAGAACAGGAACAGATTCGCGACGAAGTCGCGCGGTTCGCGGAGAACGAAATCGTTCCCCACGCCGAGGAGTATGACACCGAGGAGAAGTTCCCCCACGACATCGTCGACGAGGCCGCCGAGATGGGACTGGTCGGCGCCTCGATCCCGATCGAGTACGGCGGCGCCGGCTACTCGACGCTCGAGTCGGCGATCATCGCCGAGGAACTGTTCTCCTACGACCCCGGCATCGCGCTCTCGATCCTCGCCTGTTCGTTCGGGACCGAGGCCATCCGGGAGTTCGGCAACGAAGACCAGAAGGAGCGCTTCTTAGAGCCCGTCGCGCGGGGCGAGAAGATCTCCGGGGCCGCCATCTCGGAACCGGACACCGGGTCGGACGTCTCCTCGGTCTCGACGCGCGCCGAGAAGGACGGCGACGAGTGGGTGATCAACGGCAACAAGATGTGGATCACCAACGGCACCGTCGGCGACTTCTTCGTCATGCTCTGTAAGACCGATCCGGACGCTGAGGGCCGCTACGACGGCTTCAGCCAGATCGTCGTCGAGGCCGACCGCGACGGCTTCACGTCCGAGAAGATCACCGGCAAACTCGGGATCCGCGCCTCCGACACCGCCGAACTCATCCTCGACGACGTCCGCGTCCCCGAGGAGAACCTCATCGGCGATCAGGGCGCCGCCTTCCTCCAACAGATGCAGTTCTTCGACGCCACCCGAACCGGCGTCGCCGCACAGGGGGTCGGCATCGCGAAGGGCGCGCTTCGAGCGGCCCTCGACTACGCCGAGGATCGCGAGCAGTTCGGCCAGCCGATCAGCGAGTTCCAGGCCATCCAGCACAAACTCGCCGACATGGCGACCAAGACCGAAGCCGCGCGCAACCTGACCTACAAGGCTGCCTGGAACGTCGATCAGGAGAACGACATCACCATGGGCGCCTCGATGGCCAAGGAGTACGCCTCCCGCATCGCCGTCGACGTCGCCAACGAGGCCGTCCAGATCCACGGTGGTTCGGGCTACGTCAACGACTTCCCCGTCGAGCGCTTCTACCGCGACTCGAAGATCACCCAGATCTACGAGGGAACCACGGAGATCCAGAAGAACGTTATTGCACGCGAATTGCTCGGTAAAGGGTTCTAG
- a CDS encoding helix-turn-helix transcriptional regulator → MENDLKVWRAKRDVTQGELAAEVDVSRQTINAIERGRYDPSLELAFELAAYFDCRIEDLFDYQAENE, encoded by the coding sequence ATGGAGAACGACCTGAAGGTCTGGCGGGCGAAGCGAGATGTGACGCAGGGGGAACTGGCCGCGGAGGTCGACGTCTCGAGACAGACCATCAACGCGATCGAGCGCGGCCGGTACGACCCGAGTCTCGAGCTCGCGTTCGAGCTGGCGGCGTACTTCGACTGTCGTATCGAGGACCTCTTCGACTACCAGGCCGAGAACGAGTGA
- a CDS encoding helix-turn-helix domain-containing protein, giving the protein MREFVFALEYEPGTNPVADVLAAYPDASIRSLSCHVTADSLWRVDHAEGSAEALEALEDAYKNADFFADCLVKDDCGADCEVQVLDRSNDTLVVYTYWDRTDVCTSVPHVALEYLGEGLLFETYREGRRYRWRIVLGSDAPIHEFFDALGDEVGECTGIEMLRLTELDPDRAPLEPEQDLPVEQREALRTAVEHGYYETPRRIELGELAEQLEIPRSTLSYRLRRAESSLATNFVEADDSLETLAAGL; this is encoded by the coding sequence ATGAGAGAGTTCGTCTTCGCCCTCGAGTACGAACCGGGCACGAATCCCGTCGCCGACGTTCTGGCGGCGTACCCCGACGCCTCGATCCGCTCGCTGTCGTGTCACGTCACGGCCGACAGCCTCTGGCGGGTCGACCACGCAGAGGGCTCGGCTGAGGCGCTCGAGGCCCTCGAAGACGCCTACAAGAACGCGGACTTCTTCGCCGATTGTCTGGTGAAAGACGACTGCGGGGCCGACTGCGAGGTGCAGGTGCTGGATCGATCGAACGACACGCTCGTGGTCTACACCTACTGGGATCGCACGGATGTCTGTACCTCGGTTCCCCACGTCGCCCTCGAGTACTTAGGCGAGGGGCTGCTGTTCGAGACCTACCGCGAGGGCCGGCGCTACCGCTGGCGGATCGTGCTGGGCAGCGACGCGCCGATCCACGAGTTTTTCGACGCGCTGGGCGACGAGGTCGGCGAGTGTACCGGTATCGAGATGCTGCGATTGACGGAACTCGACCCCGATCGCGCGCCGCTCGAGCCCGAACAGGACCTCCCAGTCGAGCAGCGCGAGGCGCTGCGGACGGCCGTCGAGCACGGCTACTACGAGACGCCCCGACGGATCGAACTCGGGGAATTGGCGGAACAGTTGGAGATTCCGCGCTCGACCCTCTCGTATCGGCTGCGGCGGGCCGAATCGAGTCTCGCGACGAACTTCGTGGAAGCGGACGACTCGCTCGAGACGCTGGCTGCCGGGCTGTGA
- a CDS encoding DUF1097 domain-containing protein, with protein sequence MSDTEDISISDWLVVSLRSEERTVMSRRQSPRLEARIANWNDTWALAVVFGLASIPWTYGFVAGLHVPLWPSFIASGTFYAAGTGLNGLVRGYASNLVGIIYAAATLAVVNTYLGGGVVALSLVVGVFMFLASLHEFVPVLSFTPGGFFGYATMFSVSAADAAAFGIAGLPGETLAAIVSMFIGAVIGLVTDEVSSIVGSERSVLRIQHGSMGVN encoded by the coding sequence GTGTCGGATACGGAGGATATATCTATCAGCGACTGGCTGGTTGTATCTCTACGCTCGGAGGAGAGGACAGTCATGAGCCGTCGACAAAGCCCGCGGCTCGAGGCGCGCATCGCCAACTGGAACGACACGTGGGCGCTCGCAGTTGTGTTCGGACTCGCCTCGATTCCGTGGACGTACGGGTTCGTAGCTGGCTTACACGTTCCGCTGTGGCCGTCATTTATCGCCTCCGGGACGTTCTATGCGGCGGGGACCGGACTGAACGGGCTCGTTCGGGGATACGCGAGTAATCTCGTCGGTATCATCTACGCCGCAGCGACGCTCGCCGTCGTGAATACCTATCTCGGTGGCGGGGTCGTTGCACTCAGCCTCGTCGTCGGTGTCTTCATGTTCCTCGCCAGCCTCCACGAGTTCGTTCCGGTACTGTCGTTCACTCCGGGCGGGTTCTTCGGATATGCGACCATGTTTAGTGTGTCTGCAGCCGACGCGGCCGCCTTCGGCATCGCGGGGCTTCCCGGAGAGACACTCGCAGCCATCGTCTCGATGTTCATCGGGGCCGTTATCGGACTCGTCACTGATGAAGTGAGTTCAATCGTTGGGAGTGAGAGATCTGTGCTGCGTATCCAGCACGGCTCGATGGGCGTCAACTGA
- a CDS encoding heavy metal translocating P-type ATPase: protein MSDTSPSSPDAPPDASTSRTLELRVPDMDCPSCAGKVTNSVERLEGIDAIDARVTSGRLVVEFDPTRTDEDAIRERVRAAGYEIVGAASELTFSVPDMDCASCASKVENALEGTAGVGEIETRPASGRVTVSVADGTGSETVVDAIGSAGYDATPMGDDTDGEPVGDDEPIWKSRRAVTTGVGAALLSLGMLLEFVLPSANPALFSIAAGDLVDRTYHLSTGLFLVTAAIAGAPILRNGYYSARNRSLDIDFLMGVGILASVAAHHPFEGAMLAVLFSVAELLERFSMDRARDSLRELMDLSPDTATVKREDGSEETVPADEVGVGDTVVVRPGEKIPADGVVLEGESAVDQSPITGESVPADKTAGDEVYAGTIPESGYLEVEVTSEADDSTIARIVRMVEDAEREKTQRERFVDRFASVYTPIVVILAVAIAVAPPLLAGASWNTWFLRGLTLLVIACPCAFVISTPVSVVSGITSAARNGVLIKGGRYLEAVGESDVLAVDKTGTLTEGDLSVTDVIPLEGADEDDVLRRASALERRSEHPIGQAIVARAEERGVVTDDDGPDVSAFEALTGKGVRAEIDGATHYVGKPDLFDGLADLGHTHATTDGGIALAEMRDDSSPQCEREGCLDVLADVVPDLEAEGKTVVIVGTEDRPLGVIAVADRVRPEAKWAVSRLQEQGVRVVMLTGDNEGTARAIAEEVGIDEYHAELLPDEKLEWIRRLEGETGGDDEESDDDAEATVAMVGDGINDAPALATAGVGIAMGAAGTDTALETADVALMSDDLTRLPYLYELSHTATGVIRQNIWASLAVKAALAAGTPFGFVTVIHAVVIGDMGMSLGVTGNAMRLANVEPETPEVLERRRGDQ, encoded by the coding sequence ATGAGCGACACCTCTCCATCCTCTCCCGACGCGCCGCCGGACGCGAGCACGAGTCGGACCCTCGAGCTCCGCGTCCCCGACATGGACTGTCCCTCCTGTGCCGGGAAGGTGACGAACAGCGTCGAGCGGCTCGAGGGGATCGACGCGATCGACGCGCGGGTGACCAGCGGTCGCCTCGTCGTCGAGTTCGACCCGACGCGGACCGACGAGGACGCGATCCGCGAGCGGGTCCGCGCGGCCGGCTACGAGATCGTCGGCGCGGCGTCGGAGCTGACGTTCTCGGTCCCCGATATGGACTGTGCCTCCTGTGCGTCGAAGGTCGAGAACGCGCTCGAGGGGACCGCGGGCGTCGGCGAGATCGAGACCCGGCCTGCCTCGGGTCGCGTGACCGTCTCGGTCGCGGACGGAACCGGCTCGGAGACGGTCGTCGACGCCATCGGGTCGGCCGGCTACGACGCGACGCCGATGGGTGACGACACCGACGGCGAACCCGTCGGCGACGACGAGCCGATCTGGAAGAGCCGCCGGGCCGTCACTACGGGCGTCGGTGCCGCCCTCCTGAGTCTGGGGATGCTCCTCGAGTTCGTCCTCCCGAGCGCGAACCCGGCGCTGTTCTCGATCGCCGCCGGCGACCTCGTCGATCGGACCTACCACCTCTCGACGGGGCTCTTCCTCGTCACCGCGGCGATCGCCGGCGCGCCGATCCTCCGGAACGGCTACTACTCCGCGCGCAACCGGAGTCTGGACATCGACTTCCTGATGGGGGTCGGGATCCTCGCCAGCGTCGCGGCCCACCACCCCTTCGAGGGGGCGATGCTCGCCGTCCTCTTCAGCGTCGCCGAGCTGCTCGAGCGGTTCTCGATGGACCGCGCCCGCGACTCGCTGCGGGAGCTGATGGATCTCTCGCCTGACACGGCGACGGTCAAGCGCGAGGACGGCAGCGAGGAGACGGTGCCAGCGGATGAGGTCGGGGTCGGCGACACGGTCGTCGTCCGCCCGGGCGAGAAGATCCCGGCCGACGGCGTGGTGCTCGAGGGCGAAAGTGCGGTCGACCAGTCGCCGATCACCGGCGAGAGCGTGCCCGCCGACAAGACGGCGGGTGACGAGGTGTACGCCGGGACCATCCCCGAGTCGGGCTATCTCGAAGTCGAAGTGACCAGCGAGGCCGACGACTCGACGATCGCTCGGATCGTCCGCATGGTCGAGGACGCCGAGCGAGAGAAGACCCAGCGCGAGCGGTTCGTCGACCGCTTCGCGAGCGTCTACACCCCGATCGTCGTGATCCTCGCGGTCGCGATCGCCGTCGCGCCGCCGCTGCTCGCCGGCGCCTCGTGGAACACGTGGTTCCTCCGCGGGCTGACGCTGCTGGTGATCGCCTGCCCCTGTGCGTTCGTCATCTCGACGCCGGTCAGCGTGGTCTCGGGGATCACGAGCGCCGCCCGCAACGGCGTGCTCATCAAGGGCGGGCGCTACCTCGAGGCCGTCGGCGAGAGCGACGTGCTCGCGGTCGACAAGACCGGCACCCTGACGGAGGGCGACCTCTCGGTGACCGACGTGATCCCCCTCGAAGGGGCCGACGAGGACGACGTCCTCCGACGGGCCAGCGCCCTCGAGCGCCGCAGCGAACACCCGATCGGACAGGCGATCGTCGCCCGTGCCGAGGAGCGGGGCGTCGTAACAGACGACGACGGGCCCGACGTCTCCGCGTTCGAGGCGCTGACTGGAAAGGGCGTCCGCGCCGAGATCGACGGCGCGACCCACTACGTCGGCAAGCCGGACCTGTTCGACGGCCTCGCGGACTTGGGACACACGCATGCGACGACTGACGGCGGAATCGCGCTCGCCGAGATGAGGGACGACTCGAGCCCGCAGTGCGAGCGCGAGGGCTGTCTGGACGTCCTCGCGGACGTCGTCCCCGACCTCGAGGCCGAGGGGAAGACCGTCGTGATCGTCGGCACCGAGGACCGGCCACTGGGCGTGATCGCCGTGGCGGATCGCGTTCGGCCGGAGGCGAAGTGGGCCGTCTCGCGACTCCAAGAGCAGGGCGTCCGCGTCGTGATGCTCACCGGCGACAACGAGGGGACCGCCCGCGCCATTGCCGAGGAAGTCGGCATCGACGAGTACCACGCCGAACTGCTGCCCGACGAGAAACTCGAGTGGATTCGTCGGTTAGAGGGTGAGACGGGGGGTGACGACGAAGAAAGCGACGATGACGCCGAGGCCACCGTCGCCATGGTCGGCGACGGCATCAACGACGCGCCCGCGCTCGCGACCGCCGGCGTCGGCATCGCGATGGGCGCCGCGGGGACCGACACCGCCCTCGAGACGGCCGACGTGGCGCTGATGAGCGACGACCTCACCCGGCTGCCGTACCTCTACGAACTCTCTCACACCGCCACCGGCGTCATCCGCCAGAACATCTGGGCGAGCCTCGCGGTGAAGGCCGCGCTCGCCGCCGGGACGCCGTTCGGGTTCGTCACGGTGATCCATGCGGTCGTCATCGGTGACATGGGAATGAGTCTCGGCGTGACCGGCAACGCGATGCGGCTGGCGAACGTCGAACCCGAGACGCCCGAGGTACTCGAGCGCCGACGCGGCGATCAGTGA
- a CDS encoding metal-dependent hydrolase, translated as MQPIVHLAVGYLCYAGYVRWSEGTPPGERATVVAAVGTALPDLLDKPPWLLGLTVGRTIGHSLLFAVPLVLAGWLLARSSGRPSLGIAFAIGVASHLATDVPWHVIAGDYDELGFLLWPITPMPPYSGTKPLATVGGVEVTTLWLEAVILVAGAALWWVDGRPGLEPSRQRSDG; from the coding sequence ATGCAACCGATTGTCCATCTCGCCGTCGGCTACCTCTGCTACGCCGGCTATGTCCGCTGGAGCGAGGGGACGCCCCCGGGAGAGCGAGCGACGGTCGTCGCAGCCGTCGGCACGGCCCTGCCGGATCTGCTCGACAAACCGCCGTGGCTGCTCGGGCTCACGGTCGGCCGAACGATCGGCCACTCGCTGCTGTTCGCCGTCCCGCTGGTTCTCGCAGGCTGGTTGTTGGCGCGCTCGAGCGGTCGACCGTCGCTCGGGATCGCCTTCGCGATCGGCGTCGCCTCCCATCTGGCGACCGACGTCCCGTGGCACGTAATCGCCGGTGACTACGACGAACTCGGGTTTCTCCTGTGGCCGATCACGCCTATGCCGCCGTACAGCGGAACGAAGCCGCTGGCGACCGTCGGCGGAGTCGAGGTGACGACGCTCTGGCTCGAGGCCGTAATTCTGGTCGCCGGCGCCGCGCTGTGGTGGGTCGACGGACGACCGGGACTCGAGCCGAGCAGGCAGCGCTCCGACGGATAG
- a CDS encoding L-aspartate oxidase: MTESPADDRRPAENARRESAAAADLGGVANRIGRTNRSASSDGLEYDVVRTPVLVVGAGAAGARVAISLAESGLEPLVIGKRDHGDAHTTWAAGGINAALGSLDDEDDWTIHAADTLNEGHHLNDSEAVELTAREMPDRIRELEEWGMPFDRTDDGAINQRYFGAQSYRRTCFVGDRTGEAMLETLIGRARDLEIPYRENVMVTRLLSDGRRVFGAAGFDMETGRGLLFRSNHVVLAAGGFSALYDRHSSRDDENNGDAQALALEAGARLMDLEFVQFHPTGMVGERYGEEWDGRLVTEAVRGEGGRLYNSESERFMERYSPDQMELDARDVVARAIGKEIDAGRGTENGGVYLDISHRDADYVRERLPRMVERFASLGVDITAEPIEVAPTAHYTMGGVDIDFRTGETNVDGLYAVGEAVAGVHGANRLGGNSLAETVAIGKLVGEHVATAVDGSDAEPAVTDEQRALAEREFRSLASLADADGEVTPTTLLEELRELLWDRAGILRDEAGLRAGLEELEALRDRTGDLRVEGGLTSRSFEFAVDLSVSLTVAEAMLRTALARTESRGAHHRTDYPETDPDWRVNLLVSADEGGLEIDRRGVAEPSDPVREALAEGYELDYHHLE; encoded by the coding sequence ATGACAGAATCACCCGCTGACGATCGTCGGCCGGCGGAGAACGCGCGTCGGGAATCGGCCGCAGCAGCCGACCTCGGCGGCGTAGCGAACCGAATCGGTCGAACGAACCGATCGGCATCATCGGACGGCCTCGAGTACGACGTCGTCAGGACGCCGGTACTCGTCGTCGGCGCGGGGGCGGCGGGCGCCCGCGTCGCGATCAGCCTCGCCGAATCAGGCCTCGAGCCGCTGGTGATCGGGAAGCGAGACCACGGCGACGCGCACACGACCTGGGCGGCCGGCGGGATCAACGCCGCGCTCGGCTCGCTGGACGACGAAGACGACTGGACGATCCACGCCGCGGACACGCTGAACGAGGGGCACCACCTGAACGATTCCGAGGCGGTCGAACTGACCGCGCGCGAGATGCCGGATCGAATTCGCGAACTCGAGGAGTGGGGGATGCCGTTCGACCGGACCGACGACGGGGCGATCAACCAGCGGTACTTCGGCGCCCAGTCGTATCGCCGGACCTGCTTCGTCGGTGACCGGACCGGCGAGGCGATGCTCGAAACGCTGATCGGACGAGCTCGCGACCTCGAGATCCCCTACCGCGAGAACGTGATGGTCACGCGGCTGCTCTCGGACGGGCGGCGCGTCTTCGGCGCCGCCGGTTTCGACATGGAGACCGGCCGCGGGCTGTTGTTCCGGTCGAACCACGTCGTCCTCGCCGCGGGCGGCTTCTCCGCGCTCTACGACCGCCACTCCTCGCGGGACGACGAGAATAACGGGGATGCTCAGGCGCTGGCCCTCGAAGCGGGCGCTCGACTGATGGACCTCGAGTTCGTTCAGTTCCACCCGACGGGGATGGTCGGCGAACGCTACGGGGAGGAGTGGGACGGCCGACTCGTCACGGAAGCCGTACGCGGCGAGGGCGGACGGCTCTACAACAGTGAGAGCGAACGGTTCATGGAACGGTACTCGCCGGATCAGATGGAACTCGACGCGCGTGACGTCGTCGCGCGGGCGATCGGGAAGGAGATCGACGCGGGCCGAGGAACCGAGAACGGCGGCGTCTATCTCGACATCTCGCATCGAGACGCCGACTACGTCCGGGAACGGCTGCCGCGGATGGTCGAGCGCTTCGCGTCGCTCGGCGTCGACATCACCGCGGAACCGATCGAGGTCGCGCCGACCGCCCACTACACGATGGGCGGCGTCGATATCGACTTCCGCACCGGCGAAACCAACGTCGACGGCTTGTATGCCGTCGGCGAGGCCGTTGCCGGCGTCCACGGTGCGAACCGTCTCGGCGGCAACTCGCTCGCCGAGACCGTCGCGATCGGCAAGCTCGTCGGCGAGCACGTCGCAACCGCGGTCGACGGATCGGACGCCGAGCCAGCGGTGACCGACGAACAGCGAGCCCTCGCCGAACGGGAGTTTCGGTCGCTCGCATCGCTCGCGGACGCCGACGGGGAGGTCACGCCGACGACCTTGCTGGAAGAACTCCGCGAGTTGCTGTGGGATCGCGCGGGCATTCTCCGCGACGAGGCCGGGCTTCGAGCCGGACTCGAGGAACTCGAGGCGCTCCGCGATCGAACGGGGGACTTGCGCGTCGAGGGCGGACTCACCTCGCGATCGTTCGAGTTCGCCGTCGACCTCTCGGTTAGCCTCACCGTCGCCGAAGCGATGCTCCGAACGGCCCTGGCTCGAACCGAATCCAGGGGCGCACACCACAGGACGGACTATCCGGAGACTGACCCGGACTGGCGCGTCAACCTGCTCGTCTCGGCCGACGAGGGCGGCCTCGAGATCGACCGTCGCGGCGTCGCCGAGCCGAGCGACCCGGTCCGAGAGGCGCTCGCGGAAGGGTACGAACTCGACTACCACCACCTCGAGTAA